A window of Babylonia areolata isolate BAREFJ2019XMU chromosome 2, ASM4173473v1, whole genome shotgun sequence contains these coding sequences:
- the LOC143279467 gene encoding uncharacterized protein LOC143279467: MVGLHIVNNLSFTSLFLLLQLSGRSVPLPAPDFPELSAVGKSRPPPNRINCSDCRQQLTNRIRQMQHLERMKQRIMSAIRNNGNHVPPPEEGPRASPKVTTGRKVAGRSRRKNAGTDVATPRNSSSDTAMRGGAGRQEVVSGKWRSRQQKRSREKLNGGDQDSSASKTSHTNSSSPGENSGGVPADVSPGPDSRHLQGQWEAGKRRWEARNSGRSRTAMIETKGPNIISFSRVLSSGKRKHILQFSLKPTGHGEDLEVVKAHLWLLLTRHQDQEDDKTQQQTEANDKNLPMKEAPKRDTPIKRRRSRGDNQNSKLSRKFKDEKQTNTTSSSSNGVRSTQKKQSGKRREKRSTASPNPKNDTSPEVEDPKPKPNKPREKPKQLKPNDGQQQDEDNENDERYQAVLRVLLLADNGTRTLMTYLRTNVRVTHWQKVRLPVSIIQKQLQSSKNTLTLLIRCRRCGDAVRMVLPKQKRSKSRRRERRRRRKKDRGKKTDARREKKKRHHHHHRRRKRRHGVRGRERENRRTKNPSEKTQRRQFRPLPFLVINTRLRSSRKDLA; the protein is encoded by the exons ATGGTTGGTCTGCACATCGTGAACaacctctccttcacctccctcttctTATTACTCCAGCTCTCGGGTCGTTCCGTGCCCCTCCCGGCTCCGGACTTTCCCGAACTCTCAGCTGTCGGAAAGAGCCGACCGCCGCCGAACAGGATCAACTGCAGCGACTGCCGACAGCAGCTGACCAACCGCATACGTCAGATGCAGCATCTAGAGCGGATGAAGCAGCGGATCATGTCCGCTATCCGCAACAATGGCAATCACGTGCCGCCGCCCGAGGAGGGCCCGCGCGCATCGCCCAAGGTCACCACGGGGCGCAAGGTCGCGGGAAGGTCACGAAGGAAGAACGCGGGGACGGATGTCGCCACACCGAGGAACTCTTCTTCGGACACGGCGATGCGCGGTGGTGCGGGCCGCCAGGAGGTTGTTTCGGGCAAGTGGAGGTCTCGTCAGCAG AAACGATCGAGAGAGAAGCTGAACGGAGGAGATCAAGATTCATCGGCCTCAAAAACCTCCCACACCAATTCGTCCTCCCCGGGCGAAAACAGCGGTGGTGTTCCTGCAGATGTGTCGCCAGGCCCGGACAGCAGGCACCTGCAGGGTCAATGGGAAGCAGGGAAAAGACGATGGGAAGCGAGGAATTCGGGCAGATCTCGAACGGCAATGATCGAGACTAAAGGGCCCAACATCATCAGCTTCTCCCGTGTTCTGT CGTCAGGGAAGCGAAAGCACATCCTACAGTTCTCCCTGAAGCCCACGGGACACGGAGAAGACCTGGAGGTCGTGAAGGCCCACCTCTGGCTCCTGCTCACCCGCCACCAAGACCAAGAAGAcgacaaaacccaacaacaaacagaagccAACGATAAAAATCTACCCATGAAAGAAGCTCCGAAACGCGACACGCCGATCAAACGACGCCGTTCTCGCGGAGACAATCAGAACTCGAAGCTGAGCAGAAAGTTCAAGGACGAAAAACAAActaacaccaccagcagcagcagcaacggtgtCCGAAGCACACAAAAGAAACAGagtggaaaaagaagagaaaaaagaagtacGGCTTCACCAAACCCAAAGAACGACACATCACCTGAAGTTGAGGatccaaaacccaaacccaacaagCCCCGGGAAAAACCCAAACAGCTCAAACCAAACGACGGCCAACAACAAGACGAGGACAATGAAAATGACGAAAGGTACCAGGCCGTGTTGCGCGTGCTTCTGCTGGCCGACAACGGAACCCGTACCTTGATGACGTATCTCCGCACCAACGTCAGAGTGACGCACTGGCAGAAGGTCAGGCTCCCTGTCAGCATCATCCAGAAGCAGCTGCAATCCTCAAAAAACACCCTCACTCTCCTCATCCGATGCCGACGATGCGGGGACGCTGTCCGGATGGTCCTGCCCAAGCAGAAGCGCTCCAAGTCCAGACGGAGAGAGCGGCGCCGGCGGAGGAAGAAAGACCGGGGCAAAAAGACGGACGCTCGGCGAGAAAAGAAAAAgcggcaccatcatcatcacaggaggaggaagaggaggcacggcgtgagagggagggagagggagaataggAGGACAAAAAATCCTTCGGAGAAGACGCAAAGGAGGCAGTTTCGTCCCCTTCCTTTCCTCGTCATCAACACTCGCCTACGCTCGAGCAGGAAGGATCTTGCGTGA